Below is a genomic region from Ostrea edulis chromosome 10, xbOstEdul1.1, whole genome shotgun sequence.
CTTCGATTTTTCTATtagcgacagaacttcatctctatgaTGAAGTCTGCAGAAGATTATGCCAGAAGATGGGCTAGATATAAAACAGGAAAACGTAATACCTGGTCAGAATAGATAAAAAGTATGAGACGATTGTGAAAATCTCGTATGGGACACATGGGACAAATTACGTGACATGTATCCTTCTATGTTTAATGGTCCAGAAGTGATGAGAGGGTTGGATGGGTTGCATGGGAGAATGTGTATCGGTATTGGTTCCGGTTGACAGGGATCGTGTCGGTATTCTCTTTGTTTATGGGGCTTATTTTTACACCTGTATCCTGGGCGGACATGTCTTTAGTTCTATATTTGGTTGTCCTGCTTGTATTCCATGTTCCCTTTCGGGGTTCTTCGGGGTCGCGCTTTGGTTTTGACGCATTTGGTGTCCCAGTCGGTGGGATGAATGGATGTGGGTTGCCATGCCTTTGCTGGATTCCAGGACCTCACGGGGATGCATTTCTGTGTTCAGTGGATGTTCTACCGGATCCCTGTCTTTACTCCTCGCAGAGGTGTTGGCTGCTTTGAGGGATATGTTTTGGGCTTGCTGTGCCGTGGTGTGTGCGGGAATGATGTGGATTGTGTGTTGGGTAGGGTGGGGTGTTTTAGGAAGACAGGGAAGGTTTGGTGGGTTCAGGATCGGAGGACTTTTCATGGATTGGCGGCATCGGGACATTTCAGTGGCAATAGAACACGGACATTGCATGCTTTTTAATGTCATTCAAGGGGTTACTTTGTTGTACACCATTCTGTTCTTGCGAGCAAGTGCTCTGAGGTTGATAGTGAGGGGTGCTGGAATTCCTCATTGGCGGTGTCTGTGTTGTCGTTGGAGATCGGGTCCTCCGGCGGTCTGTTGGGGTTACCATGGGCATTGGAGGAGTCTCTGTTTATGGCCTTCGACTCGGCATCTAGGTGTCGACGTTTTGTCTGTTGGCATTGTGTCCCAGTGGACTCGGGTGAAAGACAGTGCGGAGTCTTCCGTGTTTGCTTCGTATTTGGATGTCATATTTGTCATGGATGTTTGCGAAACACTGACGGCTCAGTGTTGTGAGGTGCGAGGGGCGTGGTCTGCGTATGGTAGATTTTGAGTCGAGCCAACCTGCTGGCAGTAGGATGAGGTTGTAGGAGTTTCGGCAATATTGTTTGAAATCGGCTTTTCGTGGGTTCTGTAGCTTGTCGTTGTATCGGgcgctgtctggcgtgttttgTGTCGATTTCTTCGCTTGTTTATGTATACTGATTTGAATTGTGGATTATTCCATTTGCATGCCGGGATGTAGGGCTGACAGAGGATGTGGTCGGTCGGCAAGGGACGCTTGTTTCTCCTGAGCACTTAACCCTGCCTCAAGAGTGTCTtaactttgtattctttataagattgatgagattgattgcAGTTCATTATCTCCACTTTCATTGCAATGTTTCTTCGCTATAGATGCTTGTTCTAAACAATAGTTTCCCATTTTACCAGTAGCTTCAACTTTCATTACATAAACAAGATTCTTAGTCATCACATTTGTGTGGTCATGGGCATTCTGAATGCCAGGCGGCAGCCTGCAGTATAGAACCACAACAAAGCTATTGGTAAAGCGAGAATtcattttacaataattttacTGGTGACCTTGTTTAAGGTCAATACACATCAGCTGGCCATAAACATACTGTAGACAATTATTTCCAAAACATGTCCCATATTCCAAAATGCTTAAGTACACTGTTTGTCATTCAATGGTCATAAGATATGCTTTCAGCTCCATGGAGAAAAAGGGGTATCAATAGCTGACAATCATGAGTATTCATTATGTTCAATAACTCAGAAGAACATGTCCTTAGAATGTTTTTGTATTATGTATGAATCATTCCAATGCTTTCATTGTTGGTATATCACCCATTAAGCAAACTAAGTATCTATTCATTATTTTATAGTCTGCAATTAAGTTTCCTTGTGGGGTTTTTAATGCTAAGTTCATAGGTCACTATTAATTCCCGTTTTACCGAGAAACACCAAAATGATCAAGACAcagtgctcacggcgggtgtgatagGTCCTAATGGGATGCTAACTCCTTCTGTATACAtggttccacctctggtatgtccaggggtccgtgtttgccgaaatctttattttgtattgcttgcaggagttatgagattaatcactgttcgttatcttcacctttcatcagcaaatattatatgtatataataattatgacaatttcttgccattcataAACCCACCACACGTCCCCAACGGTTCCAGGTATAGAACGAGAGAGCGCCAATCTTTTTCAGAATCTGGATGATgtaatatttgttgttgttgtgaccaatatctgtctggTTCAACAAGCAATCATAATCCTCAAAAACCTACAAAATACACAAAGAAATGTGATTTAACCTTAATTCAGGCTTTAAATTTTGTCTGTGATCAAATAAATAGAATCCCTAATTGTATATAGACAGCCAGACAGATACATAGATACATGccaatagatagataaatatagatagatagataaatatagataaatagatagatagatagatagatagatagatagatagatagatagatagatgaatagatagatagatagacagacagacagacagataaatagatagatagatagcgTCATTGTAATCATGCCTCACCACCCCATGTCGTCTTCTTCCTCCAAATGTTCTCAGATACTTTTACTATGCATTAAAGTATAGAAATTCCGAATTTTCCATACTTGCATTTCCCTCTTTTATCCCCTTTTCCCTCTCCATTCCTCTACCCAACTCCTTCTCACCTATTTAACTTACTTCCTTTCACATACTTCTCTCTCTAACCTATTTTATCTTCCTTTTATCCCCTCTGTCCTACCACCCCTGTTCCGCTTTTTCTCTTTTCTCTTTACATGTACCTACCTACATTCCTTTTGCCTTATCTTCATCCTCCCTACTATTCTTCattctttcatttcttcttCATTCTCATTACCCGTCTTCCTTCTTTTCAGATTCTTCTATCATTCCATCTTCCTTTCATCTTCACTCCCCTCCCTCCATCTTTCTTCCTTTCACCTTCACTCCCCTCCCTCCATCTTCCTTCATTTCAACTTCACTCCTCTTCCTCCGTCTTCTTTCCTTTCATTTTCACTCCCCTCGCTCTTCCTTCATTACATTTTAACTCCCCTCCCTCTTCCCATCTTACATTTTTACTTCCGTCCTTCCTTTCATCTTTCCTCACTCCTACtatcattttctttctttaatcTTCTCTCCCTCTCCCTACCCTTCTCTCCTTCTCCCTACCCTTCTCTCCCTCCCCTACCCTTTTCTCGTTCTCCTACCCTTCTTTTCATCTCCCCTACCCTGCTCTCCCTATCCCTACCCTTCTCTCCCTCTCCCTACCCTTCTCTTTATCTCCCTACCCTTCTCTTCATCTCCCTACCCTTCTCTTCATCTCCCCTTCCCCCTACCCTTCTCTCCCTCTCCCTACCCTTCTCTTCATCTCCTTACCCTTCTCTTCATCTCCCCACCCTTCTCTTTATCTCCCCTTCCCCCTACCCTTGTCGTCATCTCCCCTACCCGTCTTCCTCCTTTCCATCTTATGTCACTCCTCCTTATCATTTTCCCTTCCTTTCATCTTTTTTCTCGTCCCTCCCTTTCACCTTATTTTCCCTTCATTTTATCTCCTTTCTCCCTATCCTTATTCCTATAACTTTCTCTCCCTCCTACTACCTTTCTTATCTTTCATCTTTGACTTCACATCCTTTTACCCTGCGTTCATAGTTCATATAGATTCAATCTCTCTCACCTCGTACGTTTTTGCCGCTGGCACAAAACTATCCACCTTGCGTTTCTTATCTTCGGACCTGCTCTCGCTGTCCTTCAGTTTAGCAATGACGTCCTGAGTGGTCGAAGGTTTATCATCCTCTTCTGAGGTACTGGTCTTCGCTTTCTTCCATCCAGTAATTGCTTCGAAGAATCCTACAGCTTTTCGTTTAGGTGTCAtctaaacaaaaacaatgtGGAAGTGAATCTGCTCAAATTACAAACATAGCAGCTTGCTTCACaaataaaaacacagaaaaAAACATCAACAAACAGTTATCTCGAGATATATTATTTTGATCATTTTCCCCAGAACAAAACTTCCCCTGTTCAGCATACCTTCataaaacaagagtaccgcaaacggtataACATACGCCCGTGGGATAATGAAATTCAACCTGTAAGCacattatgcactctgaattgatatcatacacattctgaatagaaaagctttcgagtaggtcatggtgcatcAATCAatctgattatgtatttctctgagagggaggttgcaatatctgtatccatgagaAAAAGTCCATGAAACTTGTTGGCCTACTTTCAGTCCTAAAGTAGGTAAAGATGaaccaatcaagttgaaatgtgaactgattgtgtatttctctgagagggagatTGTGACAAAAGAACAAGAGCCACGAATACCCAAATATGGCCCTGtgattttgagtaaaataaagtatcttcattccaatatttcatcatggtatgaaatagcttagaccttcttctttataaatccagtgtgttttttccgcgaaaattcacgcatatagaaattataacatgcagaacccataacagttgtgttatttttgtaaaagctgataatatccaacaatatgcaccaaAAAATTGGGCAATATcagtatccgtaatgaaaaagtCCGGACAACTGTTTGACCTATGTTGTAGCCCTAACGTTTGCATTAAAGTTTTGGAATCTTCAAGTATATCCCaggtgaaaggtgaatataacaaacagtgatcaacctcataactcccacaagcaatacaaaatagatagttgggcaaacacgtgtAGAAAACTATGACAGACACAGGTGTAAAACAATTATGGTCTTTCTCTTTAAAAAACCTGTTTCGCAGATCTCCTCAAACATTTTACGTAATAGCTAAATTATCTTTTGAgagatgattggtggtgacCTGTAGATGTGTCATAAGGTTCCGGAATTttcattcccccccccccccccctctgagGATTAAATGGGGGTTGAACACAACGTTTtgctagatacatgtataccttaTTCACAGAACTCCGCTTACATTTTACGTAGCAGCCAATTCatcttttgcagcccttcaccgacaatggtgacgtctccatatgagtgaaagattctcgcgagaggcgttaaacaatatacaagcgAACTATGCATGTCCATGTATAAAAACAGGTTTTGTATGTTAAAATAACGGAACAATTCAATCGTCAAAAACATGGGAGGGGGCAGACCAGGTACCATGTCCACCCCAACCCCTGTTTCTACGAGTGTGATATAGCATTAACACAAGTTCAATACCctgttaaaataaatgtacatgcatatactacttatttgcatttcatttaattaaatCCTCAAACAGCTCGaatggacatgtattcctctaTTACATATTGTAGCTATTTTGCCTGGAAGATACCCAGATACATACCAATACAATATTCATCTAACATGGAGAAAAGCAGAAAACTAAGGCGGACACTGAAAATTCTACCATTTTTaagaattcatgtcagctttaatgcCAACATGTAATTGTCAGTCTACATAGCTACagtctacaccatacaattgtCAGTCTACAAGGTACACTGTATGTATCCTCAGATGTATACAGTATTACTTGTATATTGttcatatgtagacgtcaccattgccggtgaagggctgcaaaatttaggcctatgctcggcgcttatggtcattgagtatggagggatctttatcgtgtcacacctgctgtgacacgggatctcgtttggtttttttttttcggtttcACCCGAAAGACCtctccatttagtcgccccttacgacaagcaaggggtactgaggacctagtctaatccggatccccaagggacagtttgtttatttattaagATTATGACATATCAGGAATACATAATTTATATGAATACATTAAAGTTATCAATAAAATGACCACATGCTTTATAACTATATCATTGATTAAGCTTTTATAAGCTGAAACATGAAATAAGCTTAAATTTATATGAGTTAGATAAGCATATAGGCTTCCAACATGAAATTTATCTATAAAGACGATGACCTGAGGATATCCCTTGAAAGCCTTAGTTGGCCTATTTTCAATCCTCTTCTATGTACCAAAACTTATCTTTAAAGGTATGATTtaataaaactttcaaatttaaaaaaaaaagaagtaagaatggatatacatgtatatataacaaacaTAATAAACAACTAATAGTAGAAAAATTCACTACCGGCgaaagaccataaactgagaatagaataagtcaaaattttgattccttttatcttaagatttatttaacatagatgttttgttttgttttttaaactgCAGGCTTATAGAAtattcaaatgcaaacatatactgtaaattttatttgtttatgaaaattactTCAAAAGAATGGATTCGAAATTTAGACGGTCTTCGGGCCTGAGTCTTGTCAACATGTGCTTTTTAAATTCCTTTTTGTATTGAATCTATTTTTTACTTCCTTTTTGTATTGAATCTATTTGTATTGAATCTATTTTTCCCAAATTAAAACTTGCTATTGATGGATTTAATTTCATCTGGAAACGAGTTACAATCCTTAATATCATTATAATAAAAGGTGTCTGACTTTTCGCAACTCTGCATGGAAACAAGAAAAATTAGATTGATAATTTCtttcttaaggtagctcattgcactaaaattttatttgatgacacgttaaaacacctcttatgaagtatgatttcaccatcgaaagggTATTTGTGATTTTTCCAGGAATGATAGAAAAGGTGTTTGTGAGATTCTTGAGTcaaaatttcgctgtgatttggtgcatgatatgaatatctaataaaagatgcctaaaagattcagatataaacgttgtaattttttagaaaaaatatttgtgtaaattgaaaacgttatttgttaatattttttaaatctacggataaaatctacaaaaaaacatgtcagttggaaaagagatatatcgaagaaatatactataaaaagaatttgaaaCGCAATGAccatattttagatataatccCTAAGAggagaaaaaagtaccgatcccgatcaaaattgatagaaattactcaaatgatcatattgttgctaattgtatgcactgataatcaagaaattagtttcctttttaaagtaatttaatttataaaccattttacatcaagggaatgtgGTTTTCTGActacaatgttctctatgactaccTTTTTATAATTTCGATCGGACGTggttcaaattagaaaaatcgtaatatttctgaattttcaccatttcatttcaatttctttttcaaatatatttctctgatatatattttttttctaactaACATGTTTTTTTGAAGATTGTATCcgtcgatttaaaaatattagcaaataacgtCTATTTGAgtcgtttaggcatgttttcttagatattcatattctGCATCAAACCACagtgaaatttggactctagagtaccgtatttgcaaacaaagtacctcttttatcattccgggataaatcacaaaaaattcatataaaatagttgagagcttgtatcacttttttgatggtgaaatcatacttcataagaggtgttttaacgagccattaaataaaaatttagtgtaatgagctaccttaatttgATTCACCAGTTCcgatatttaaatgttttccaTATTCAAAGCATGAAGATTTGCGATAAAACGTGGATGTCTGACGTCCACTCCaggagcggatccaggaattgtggttacggggggtgccactttatgaggcagtaggtccagggcgaagccttGGTGGGTGTCCAGgaggcgaagcccccggaagctcctggattttacagatttatgGGGCTTggaatatttctcctattaagtcatttgtgctattttctatcattttgataaggtgaaattaataaaatgacccaaattttcagggggttttggaaaaaattaaattctcccaataaagtaattcaagtaatcaaaggattttgtcattcatttctccgggagtggaagaaattattgattcttttatcgtttagtacatgattttccgaaacaagataccgctaTTTAGCTTaaatttgcaaaatttagggggggggcGGCTGTGcgcccctctaaatccgccactgcactCCTCTCTAACGATCATTGGGCGGACGCCGGACGGCATCAAAATGGTTCAAGtgcccaggtgagctaaacatgTTTGACATGCTAATGATGATGAGTGATAAGGGATAGAATTAATTAAAATAACTTACTCTCAGCTAACAAATGTAATTAGTATAGTGTCCAAATTAACTCGAatcatcaaaatgaaaattcttttataattcggtagatttacaaaatgaATGCGTGATATTTTATTTAGAACCAAACtaccaaaattaaaagtttatgcgttaaaatataatattcatGCGGTCTTTAAAAACTTGCAGTTGTCATTAAATGCATGCAGTCGTTTACAAACTGAGCATGAAGTTTATCCACTTAAACATTGGGAATTAAAAATAGCGATTGCAAAATAACAACCGGGACAGGCCTCCATAAGTAGGTCACCCTTTTGTACACCGTGTTTTCACTTACCTTGCTTGATTAAAATACTGTATTGATTACAGGTGTGAAAAATACTGGAACAATCATTGGACGCCGGCCGGTCGGTGTATGTGCATTTGTGTTCTGCTGCCAGTGTCCGTGGCGTGCATTAACAGATATTTGAGGGTATTCGGTCAATGGTTTTGATCGAATGCTTACATGTAGCAACTTGTCAAGACTGGCGATCCACATAGAGTAAATGAATGTATGGTATATGACAAATACGGTTCTAAAATATCTGTCACGTCATACCTTTGTTCTTGCAGTCCAAACGTGTACCTTAATTAGTTATCAATAATACCCAGTCTAACTACAGATATCACAGAGGGACGCCAAGGTTGACTATTTCcagaaattaaacaatataGGAAATTTAACAAATTCAGGATAAGCAAATGCAAACTTTAGGTTGTTACACGTACAAAGAATTAAATAAACCCGTCCGCGAAGATAATTGATTCCATACACTTTTCTCCGCCTCAAGATAGTTTAACACTGTCAAATGTAATAAAGAATTTCTTTATATCAACTTCTGATAAagaatcacatacatgtaatactaaaACCAAGATTTACATCTAAGTTATAAATTCTAGGtaaaatttcaaatcaacatGTATACCATCCACTACCGTGTCTGTAGCAATATCAGATATTGGTCCCAACGTTTTTGATGttttgatcttgaccttggggtttgacctGCTTTTATGAAAACGTAACATAGACAATATTTCCCGGTCTATTTAAGGTAAGGTTTTCATATCGTGTATACATATTACAgcatgacctttcatttgataatataacctttgaccttgagaatgTACAGCCGTAGTGCCATAAATAAGTCAACTTCTGTTTATTTTGTCATATCATTGAAAACAACCACTGTTCTAAATCATTTTGATAAAGTTATCAAGATTCAATCTATGGTATCCTGTGCACCATGAACAGCACAAATATTTGCAGTTTCTGATCTGTTGTCTTGTGTTTTCCTGTTTATCCATACACGTACCATATAACTGTAAGAGCACCACACTCAAGGTGTTCgttccactcttacaaaggaTAATATAAGGGAATGGAATATTAAAACGTTAATGTTAAAGTTTCATTAGTCATATTTCTGCAGTTGttggtaaaagttttaaaaatcatgaaccGAATTATATCCAGATGTTTACTACATGTTTGagatttcaaaaaaaatatttagagcaAAAACGTTCAAAATGATTTCTTCAAACAAaggatatttttcaaagaaatatataccGTAAAATGTGAAAGTTGACTCATTCATAGCACTATGCCGTAATTTGaccaaaatttcaaaactattagTCGGTGAAAGTtaaattaaatgaatcaaaattcAGTATTAAGAATGAAGTTTTTATTGACTAtctaaaaacaacaaacaatttGAATGAAACGTCACATGTGAATATGTTCCCTTACAGTTCATGAAATAGTGAAATAGATTTCTTCAACTCTTGACATATTCCCTGCAAATTTATGATCTATCAAGTCTTGGGTGAAAGAAATCTGtcagtgaataaaataaataaaaaagatacacaTTCAAGCACTTTGCatattagctgcagaactgtgaTGTCTCATAAATGTGATATaatgttagatatttttatattaaatttatgagacggtGATACAAGGATATcgcgatatcaggcctcaacaaTGCACGTGTTTTTGAGGGCCATAAATCGAAAGTTTTAATAATgagtggatctgtagctctctgatctgtcccaatattttcccagagagcaaCAGTTctgcaggtacatgtacatgtagttgtataTCACATGATATGTCGTGTGTTGTACACACTTATTACGAGTACATAACATAAAATATAcgacatatataaatatcaggTTAATCTTTCTGTCTTTAAAAGAACAGAAACAGGTCGTGATGTACATCTAGGATTTGACAGCTGCGTAAATAGAAACCAAGTATGCCACCCCAATCACCACCACGCGTGCGTAGTTACGTTTCCTCAAACGCCCGATTGTTTTCTCAACCCACTGGTGACCTGCAAAAATACTTATTAGCAATCAAGATTCCAAATCTGAAATCAAAATTCCGTATTTGTGCAGCATGCATCATTAAGTAATCAGGTATTcgttgatatttgtttttcagtcaaaaatattttctggaTCACTTAAAAACGTATGGGTATGTTAATATACATCATTATAATTCTCGAGTAGAATTAATTCTTCGGATGAGAGTATATATGAGCTTCATGAATACCCTTTTTCGTGATGACGTCATTTTCCAAGAGAATTTTAATATCAGGAGCCATGACGAAGACAGTGTAGAAGAGGGAAAAGAGACTAGCTCCGACTGGAACCAGCCACAGGCTCCGCACCGGTGAGGAAGGACTCAGATAGTACACCCCACCAGAGCTGGCAGCCATACTCAAGGAAATAAAGCCCTGTAAATGAATGATCAAGTATTAGTCtcatttatcatttatttctaaaacacATCATCTTGACTCTGGGGTTATAAACTTGAAACTAGATTCAACAACCATCAAACATAGAGCTGTCTAAATCCCTCTTTTTAAAAAGGCGCTCACTTTGGATTTCTCAAATTATTCATCACCACAACGAGAGAAAAAGAACAACACGTATATTACAAATGTGTGCAGACTGTGTTTTTGAAACGTTATTAATATACGCCCAAATATGGCCAAATCAAATTGATGCTAAATTGAACTTGCGTCATAGAAAGAAGGTGAATcgcgtctcatgttaatttccctaaaggtgttgcatgaaagatcgatgAAATTAAGTTACTCAAATATATGATgaaaccaattggaacgtatgtatcgattcaaacatttttgaaaataagtttaaaagacgtgtattgacaaaaatcAGCCAAATtgtttcgagtttaaatcaagcaataagcgatttatatgaccTTTAACTGTTTaacgttaaaatggaggggtatccccgaatttcaaaaaagctgcctccgtgaaacaaaaaaaatttaGCATGATGttcatgttcttcgagttttccttttaaaaaaaactcgctttgaaattttgtttcacgggggtattttttcttaaatttcaaaaaatcgaaacgacttcactgatattattttcaacttcacctatACATTAATTTTCCTTGGGTatgtatggtctactgcgtggttcagtgggtTTGGGCGTCggattttatatataattttttttatgtaaactagacttataactctcttcatgtatgtccatcctctaatattcactccacttttcatactgtatacatcttttttgtttatactttgtaattgaaaatgtattatgctgatgagccgtaaggcttaaagccaataaacattacaatacaataaagatgttttcttttttaaaacgaccaggttcgaatcccacacgaacacaattttttttcacattacgttttccatcttgattttttttttttaaattgaaacatgCTTCTagcttttatatttttttcatgtcaaatatctGTTTTAAGCTTCCAAcatggacac
It encodes:
- the LOC125666774 gene encoding uncharacterized protein LOC125666774, translated to MDTFANVIRGTSLVEILQISTCTFAGIFNGFGLYSAVVEGPSRASLPLRSRWEQWANSFRIAAKQIGFISLSMAASSGGVYYLSPSSPVRSLWLVPVGASLFSLFYTVFVMAPDIKILLENDVITKKGHQWVEKTIGRLRKRNYARVVVIGVAYLVSIYAAVKS